In Pseudomonas sp. ADAK18, a single window of DNA contains:
- the mreB gene encoding rod shape-determining protein MreB, giving the protein MFKKLRGMFSSDLSIDLGTANTLIYVRERGIVLNEPSVVAIRTHGNQKSVVAVGTEAKRMLGRTPGNIAAIRPMKDGVIADFSVCEKMLQYFINKVHENSFLQPSPRVLICVPCKSTQVERRAIRESALGAGAREVFLIEEPMAAAIGAGLPVEEARGSMVVDIGGGTTEIALISLNGVVYAESVRVGGDRFDEAIITYVRRNYGSLIGESTAERIKQEIGTAYPGGEVREVDVRGRNLAEGVPRAFTLNSNEVLEALQESLATIVQAVKSALEQSPPELASDIAERGLVLTGGGALLRDLDKLLAQETGLPVIVAEDPLTCVARGGGRALEMMDKHTMDLLSSE; this is encoded by the coding sequence ATGTTCAAGAAACTGCGTGGCATGTTTTCCAGCGATCTTTCCATCGACCTGGGCACTGCCAACACCCTTATTTACGTGCGCGAGCGCGGTATCGTCCTGAATGAGCCATCGGTTGTGGCTATTCGGACCCATGGTAATCAGAAAAGTGTCGTTGCCGTTGGCACCGAGGCCAAACGCATGCTTGGCCGAACGCCGGGCAACATTGCTGCCATTCGTCCGATGAAGGATGGTGTGATTGCCGACTTCAGCGTCTGCGAGAAGATGCTGCAGTACTTTATCAACAAGGTTCACGAAAACAGTTTTCTGCAGCCCAGCCCTCGTGTGCTGATCTGCGTTCCGTGCAAGTCCACCCAGGTGGAGCGTCGTGCCATCCGTGAATCGGCCCTTGGTGCCGGTGCCCGTGAAGTGTTCCTGATCGAAGAGCCAATGGCTGCTGCGATCGGTGCCGGCCTGCCGGTTGAAGAAGCGCGCGGTTCGATGGTGGTGGATATCGGTGGTGGTACCACTGAAATCGCCCTGATTTCCCTGAACGGTGTGGTGTATGCCGAATCCGTGCGTGTAGGCGGCGACCGCTTCGACGAAGCGATCATCACTTATGTGCGTCGTAACTACGGCAGCCTGATCGGCGAATCTACCGCCGAGCGCATCAAGCAGGAAATCGGTACTGCTTACCCAGGCGGCGAAGTTCGCGAAGTTGATGTTCGCGGTCGCAACCTGGCCGAAGGCGTTCCGCGTGCCTTCACTCTGAACTCCAATGAAGTGCTGGAAGCTCTGCAAGAGTCCCTGGCCACCATCGTTCAGGCTGTGAAAAGCGCCCTGGAGCAATCGCCGCCGGAACTGGCTTCCGATATCGCCGAGCGTGGCCTGGTACTGACCGGTGGTGGCGCCTTGCTGCGCGACCTCGACAAGTTGCTGGCCCAGGAAACCGGTCTGCCGGTGATCGTCGCCGAAGACCCGCTGACCTGCGTTGCTCGTGGCGGTGGTCGTGCACTGGAAATGATGGATAAACACACTATGGACCTGCTTTCCAGCGAATAA
- the gatA gene encoding Asp-tRNA(Asn)/Glu-tRNA(Gln) amidotransferase subunit GatA encodes MHQLTLAEIARGLADKKFSSEELTKTLLARIAELDPKVNSFISLTEELALSQAKAADARRANGENGALLGAPIAHKDLFCTQGIRTSCGSKMLDNFKAPYDATVVAKLAAAGAVTLGKTNMDEFAMGSANESSYYGAVKNPWNLAHVPGGSSGGSAAAVAARFLPAATATDTGGSIRQPAAFTNLTGLKPTYGRVSRWGMIAYASSLDQGGPLARTAEDCAILLQGMAGFDPQDSTSIDEPVPDYSASLNTSLKGLRIGVPKEYFSAGLDPRIAELVHNSVKELEKLGAVIKEISLPNNQHAIPAYYVIAPAEASSNLSRFDGVRFGYRCEDPKDLTDLYKRSRGEGFGAEVQRRIMVGAYALSAGYYDAYYLKAQKIRRLIKNDFMAAFNEVDVILGPTTPNPAWKIGAKTGDPIAEYLEDLYTITANLAGLPGLSMPAGFVDGLPVGVQLLAPYFQEGRLLNVAHQYQLNTDWHTRTPTGF; translated from the coding sequence ATGCATCAATTGACTCTGGCCGAGATCGCCCGCGGTCTCGCCGATAAAAAGTTTTCTTCCGAAGAGCTGACCAAGACCCTGCTGGCACGTATTGCCGAGCTGGATCCCAAGGTCAACAGCTTCATCAGTCTCACCGAAGAACTGGCCCTGAGCCAGGCCAAGGCCGCCGACGCCCGCCGCGCCAACGGTGAGAACGGCGCCCTGTTGGGTGCGCCGATTGCCCACAAGGACCTGTTCTGCACCCAGGGCATTCGCACCAGTTGCGGCTCGAAGATGCTCGACAACTTCAAAGCGCCTTATGACGCCACCGTGGTCGCCAAGCTGGCCGCTGCCGGCGCCGTGACCCTGGGCAAGACCAACATGGACGAGTTCGCCATGGGCTCGGCCAACGAGTCGAGCTACTACGGCGCGGTGAAAAACCCGTGGAACCTTGCGCACGTGCCAGGTGGTTCGTCCGGTGGTTCGGCCGCTGCCGTTGCCGCGCGCTTCCTGCCAGCCGCCACCGCGACTGACACCGGCGGCTCGATCCGCCAACCAGCCGCCTTCACCAACCTCACCGGTTTGAAACCGACGTACGGTCGTGTTTCCCGTTGGGGCATGATTGCCTACGCCTCCAGTCTCGATCAGGGCGGCCCTTTGGCGCGCACGGCTGAAGACTGCGCAATATTGTTACAAGGCATGGCAGGCTTCGATCCACAAGACTCCACCAGCATTGATGAGCCGGTGCCGGATTACAGCGCCAGCCTCAACACCTCGCTCAAAGGCCTGCGCATTGGTGTGCCAAAAGAGTACTTCAGCGCCGGCCTCGACCCGCGTATTGCTGAACTGGTGCACAACAGCGTCAAGGAGCTGGAAAAGCTCGGCGCGGTGATCAAGGAAATCAGCCTGCCGAACAACCAGCACGCGATTCCGGCCTACTACGTGATCGCCCCGGCAGAAGCTTCCTCCAACCTGTCGCGGTTCGACGGCGTGCGCTTCGGCTACCGTTGTGAAGACCCGAAAGACCTGACCGACCTTTATAAGCGTTCCCGTGGCGAAGGCTTCGGCGCGGAAGTGCAACGTCGGATCATGGTCGGTGCCTACGCTCTGTCGGCCGGTTACTACGATGCGTACTACCTCAAGGCGCAAAAAATCCGTCGCCTGATCAAGAACGACTTCATGGCTGCCTTTAATGAAGTCGACGTCATCCTCGGCCCAACCACGCCGAACCCGGCCTGGAAGATTGGCGCCAAGACCGGCGACCCGATCGCCGAGTACCTGGAAGACCTGTACACCATCACCGCCAACCTCGCGGGTCTGCCGGGCTTGTCCATGCCGGCCGGTTTCGTCGATGGTCTGCCGGTTGGCGTGCAACTGCTCGCTCCGTATTTCCAGGAAGGCCGCCTGCTCAATGTGGCGCACCAGTACCAGTTGAACACTGACTGGCACACTCGCACCCCTACCGGCTTCTGA
- the mreD gene encoding rod shape-determining protein MreD, translating into MAGTHSRNGWIVWLTFAIGLLLSVSPLPQFMEILRPLWLALLLAFWSLTLPHKVGMVTAMCLGLAEDVLYGTLLGQNALILTLITFLVLSLQQRLRMFPMWQQCLVILVIFGLAQLVQLWLSALTGNRQPTLALVLPALVSALLWPWISFGLRGLRRRYKIN; encoded by the coding sequence ATGGCCGGTACCCATTCGCGTAATGGCTGGATCGTCTGGCTGACCTTCGCCATTGGCTTGCTGCTCAGCGTTTCGCCGTTGCCGCAGTTCATGGAGATACTGCGCCCGCTGTGGCTGGCGTTGTTGCTGGCGTTCTGGTCCCTGACGCTGCCCCACAAGGTCGGCATGGTCACCGCGATGTGCCTGGGGTTGGCTGAGGATGTGCTGTACGGCACCTTGCTCGGTCAGAATGCGTTGATCCTGACGTTGATTACCTTTCTGGTACTGTCGCTGCAGCAGCGTTTACGCATGTTCCCGATGTGGCAGCAGTGTCTGGTGATCCTAGTGATATTCGGCCTGGCTCAGTTGGTACAGCTGTGGCTCAGTGCCTTGACCGGTAATCGCCAGCCGACACTGGCGCTGGTTCTGCCGGCACTGGTCAGTGCGTTACTGTGGCCCTGGATCAGCTTTGGCCTGCGTGGGTTGCGTCGCCGCTACAAAATCAATTGA
- the rng gene encoding ribonuclease G — protein sequence MSEEILINITPMESRVAVVENGVLQEVHVERTQKRGIVGNIYKGKVVRVLPGMQAAFVDIGLDRAAFIHASEISLREGPAVESISALVHEGQSLVVQVTKDPIGSKGARLTTQLSIPSRYLVYMPRTAHVGISLKIEDEAERERLKKVVSDCVALEGIKEAGGFILRTAAEGAGADEILMDIRYLRRLWDQIDAQIKTISAPSVIYEDLGLALRTLRDLVSPKIEKIRIDSRETFQRTTQFVAELMPEIADRLEHYPGERPIFDLYGVEDEIQKALERKVPLKSGGYLVVDPAEAMSTIDVNTGAFVGHRNLEETIFKTNLEAATAIARQLRLRNLGGIIIIDFIDMEDEEHQRQVLRTLEKQLERDHAKTNIIGITELGLVQMTRKRTRESLEQVLCEPCSSCQGRGKLKTPETVCYEIFREILREARAYQAEGYRVLANQKVVDRLLDEESGNVAELEGFIGRTIRFQVETMYSQEQYDVVLL from the coding sequence ATGAGTGAAGAGATTCTGATCAATATCACGCCGATGGAATCACGCGTGGCGGTGGTAGAAAACGGTGTTTTGCAAGAAGTGCATGTCGAGCGCACCCAGAAGCGCGGGATCGTCGGCAATATCTATAAAGGCAAGGTAGTGCGGGTATTGCCGGGCATGCAGGCGGCGTTTGTCGACATCGGTCTGGACCGCGCCGCGTTTATCCATGCCTCGGAAATCTCCCTGCGCGAAGGCCCGGCCGTCGAAAGCATCAGTGCTCTGGTGCACGAAGGGCAAAGCCTGGTGGTGCAAGTCACCAAGGACCCGATTGGCTCCAAGGGCGCGCGGCTGACGACCCAGTTGTCGATTCCTTCCCGCTACCTGGTGTACATGCCGCGTACGGCTCACGTTGGCATTTCCCTGAAGATCGAAGACGAAGCCGAACGTGAGCGCCTGAAAAAGGTAGTCAGCGATTGCGTGGCCCTTGAGGGCATCAAGGAGGCTGGTGGTTTCATCTTGCGCACCGCGGCCGAAGGCGCAGGGGCGGATGAAATCCTCATGGACATCCGCTACCTGCGACGCTTGTGGGATCAGATCGACGCGCAGATCAAAACCATTAGCGCACCGAGCGTTATCTATGAAGACCTGGGTTTGGCCCTGCGCACATTGCGCGACCTGGTCAGCCCCAAAATCGAGAAAATTCGCATCGACTCGCGGGAAACCTTCCAGCGCACCACGCAATTTGTTGCCGAGCTGATGCCGGAAATTGCCGACCGCCTGGAACATTACCCTGGTGAGCGCCCGATCTTCGACCTGTATGGCGTCGAGGACGAAATCCAGAAGGCCCTGGAGCGCAAAGTGCCGCTCAAGTCTGGCGGCTACCTGGTGGTAGACCCGGCGGAAGCGATGAGCACCATCGACGTCAACACGGGGGCCTTTGTCGGCCATCGCAACCTCGAAGAAACCATCTTCAAGACCAACCTCGAGGCCGCCACAGCGATTGCCCGTCAACTGCGTCTGCGCAATCTGGGCGGGATCATCATCATCGACTTCATCGACATGGAGGATGAAGAGCACCAACGCCAGGTGTTGCGCACCCTCGAGAAGCAGTTGGAGCGCGACCACGCCAAGACCAACATTATCGGGATCACCGAGTTGGGCCTGGTGCAGATGACCCGCAAGCGCACCCGCGAAAGTCTCGAGCAAGTGTTGTGCGAGCCCTGCAGCAGTTGCCAGGGCCGTGGAAAGCTGAAGACCCCGGAAACGGTGTGCTACGAAATTTTCCGGGAAATTCTCCGAGAGGCCCGCGCCTATCAGGCCGAAGGCTATAGGGTGCTGGCCAATCAAAAAGTGGTCGACCGACTGCTGGATGAAGAGTCAGGCAATGTGGCAGAGCTGGAAGGGTTCATTGGCCGCACGATTCGCTTCCAGGTTGAAACCATGTATTCACAGGAACAATACGACGTGGTGCTGCTCTGA
- a CDS encoding carboxymuconolactone decarboxylase family protein, with amino-acid sequence MTDQKKPGVEMRRQVMGDMFVDRALGNATEFTQPLQDFVNEHAWGSVWNRDGLPLKTRSLITLAALTALKCPQELKGHVRGALNNGCTVEEIREALLHCAVYAGVPAAIDAFRAAQEVIDSYQKSPL; translated from the coding sequence ATGACCGATCAAAAAAAGCCCGGGGTTGAAATGCGTCGCCAGGTCATGGGCGATATGTTCGTCGATCGCGCCTTGGGGAATGCCACCGAGTTCACCCAGCCGCTGCAGGATTTCGTCAATGAGCATGCTTGGGGCAGCGTCTGGAATCGTGACGGCTTGCCGCTGAAAACCCGAAGCCTGATCACCCTCGCCGCCTTGACTGCGCTCAAGTGCCCGCAAGAGCTCAAAGGGCACGTGCGAGGTGCGTTGAACAACGGCTGCACTGTGGAGGAAATTCGCGAGGCGCTGCTGCATTGCGCGGTGTATGCCGGCGTGCCAGCAGCCATTGATGCATTCCGCGCCGCACAGGAAGTCATCGACAGCTACCAGAAAAGCCCCCTGTAG
- a CDS encoding septal ring lytic transglycosylase RlpA family protein, whose protein sequence is MKRLLGLLALFSLLTGCASGLIDPNGYDETGTASYYGAKHHGKRTASGEAFNQNGLTAAHRRLPFGTRVKVTNLNNDKSVVVRINDRGPHTRGRLIDLSRKAAEQLGMLRSGTARVRVQALSN, encoded by the coding sequence ATGAAGCGTCTACTCGGCCTCCTGGCCCTGTTCTCCTTGCTAACCGGCTGCGCCAGCGGGCTCATTGACCCCAACGGCTACGACGAAACCGGCACTGCGTCCTACTACGGCGCCAAACACCACGGCAAACGTACCGCCAGCGGTGAAGCCTTCAATCAGAACGGCCTGACCGCCGCTCATCGCCGCCTGCCCTTTGGTACGCGGGTCAAAGTCACCAACCTCAATAACGACAAAAGCGTCGTGGTCCGTATCAATGACCGTGGCCCCCACACCCGTGGACGCCTGATCGATCTTTCGCGCAAGGCCGCCGAGCAATTGGGTATGCTGCGCAGCGGGACCGCGCGCGTTCGTGTGCAAGCCCTGAGCAATTGA
- the gatB gene encoding Asp-tRNA(Asn)/Glu-tRNA(Gln) amidotransferase subunit GatB: MQWEVVIGLEIHTQLATQSKIFSGSATTFGSEPNTQASLVDLGMPGVLPVLNQEAVRMAVMFGLAIDAEIGQHNVFARKNYFYPDLPKGYQISQMELPIVGKGYLDIPLEDGTIKRVGVTRAHLEEDAGKSLHEEFNGATGIDLNRAGTPLLEIVSEPDMRSAKEAVAYVKTIHALVRYLGICDGNMAEGSLRCDCNVSIRPKGQVEYGTRCEIKNVNSFRFIEKAINTEVRRQIELIEDGGKVIQQTRLYDPNKDETRAMRSKEEANDYRYFPDPDLLPVVIEDSFLTEIRATLPELPPQKRERFQEQFGLSVYDASVLASSREQADYFEKVVSIAGDAKLAANWVMVELGSLLNKQGLEIDEAPVSAEQLGGMLLRIKDNTISGKIAKTVFEAMAAGEGSSDEIIEKRGLKQVTDSGAISAVLDEMLAANAEQVEQYRAADEAKRGKMFGFFVGQAMKASKGKANPQQVNELLKSKLEG, from the coding sequence ATGCAATGGGAAGTTGTGATCGGGCTGGAGATTCATACCCAGCTCGCCACCCAATCGAAGATTTTCTCCGGTAGCGCCACCACGTTCGGCTCCGAGCCCAACACTCAGGCCAGCCTGGTTGACCTGGGCATGCCCGGTGTATTGCCGGTGCTGAACCAGGAAGCAGTGCGCATGGCGGTGATGTTCGGCCTGGCGATTGACGCCGAGATCGGCCAACACAACGTGTTCGCCCGCAAGAACTACTTCTACCCGGACCTGCCCAAGGGTTACCAGATCAGCCAGATGGAATTGCCGATTGTCGGCAAGGGCTACCTGGATATCCCACTGGAAGACGGCACCATCAAACGTGTCGGCGTTACCCGTGCGCACTTGGAAGAAGATGCCGGCAAGAGCCTGCATGAAGAATTCAACGGTGCCACCGGCATCGACCTGAACCGCGCCGGCACCCCGCTGCTGGAAATCGTGTCCGAGCCGGACATGCGCAGCGCCAAGGAAGCGGTGGCTTACGTCAAGACGATCCACGCGCTGGTGCGTTACCTGGGCATCTGCGACGGCAACATGGCCGAAGGTTCTCTGCGTTGTGACTGCAACGTGTCGATCCGGCCAAAAGGCCAGGTCGAGTACGGCACCCGCTGTGAGATCAAGAACGTCAACTCGTTTCGTTTCATCGAGAAGGCGATCAACACCGAAGTGCGTCGCCAGATCGAACTGATCGAAGACGGCGGCAAGGTGATCCAGCAAACGCGCCTGTACGACCCGAACAAAGACGAAACCCGCGCCATGCGCAGCAAGGAGGAAGCCAACGACTACCGTTACTTCCCCGATCCGGACCTGTTGCCGGTGGTCATCGAGGATTCGTTTCTCACTGAAATCCGCGCCACCCTGCCGGAATTGCCACCGCAAAAACGCGAACGTTTCCAGGAACAGTTCGGCCTGTCGGTCTACGACGCCAGCGTTTTGGCCTCGAGCCGCGAGCAAGCCGACTACTTCGAAAAAGTCGTGAGCATCGCCGGCGACGCCAAACTGGCGGCCAACTGGGTCATGGTCGAACTGGGCAGCCTGTTGAACAAACAGGGCCTGGAAATCGACGAGGCACCCGTGTCGGCCGAGCAGTTGGGCGGCATGTTGCTGCGGATCAAGGACAACACCATCTCCGGCAAGATCGCCAAGACCGTGTTTGAAGCCATGGCCGCAGGCGAAGGCAGCAGCGATGAGATCATCGAGAAGCGCGGCCTTAAGCAAGTCACTGACAGCGGCGCCATTTCGGCGGTGCTCGACGAGATGCTCGCGGCCAATGCCGAACAGGTCGAACAATACCGAGCGGCGGATGAAGCCAAGCGCGGCAAGATGTTCGGCTTCTTTGTCGGCCAGGCCATGAAGGCCTCCAAAGGCAAAGCCAACCCGCAACAGGTCAACGAATTGCTGAAAAGCAAACTCGAAGGCTGA
- a CDS encoding calcium/sodium antiporter, producing the protein MISGLVLLILGAEVLVRAAIRLAASLKVRPLIIGLSIVAFGSSAPQMAVSLQATLTDNTDIAVGSVIGSSIFNILVTLGLSALIIPLRVSRQLVRLDIPVMILASLLVFALSANEILTPVDGLLLLTALVAYLGLLLYQTRHSRRPRTRDTVVQAPWLSSVLCMIAGLLLLVFAGHLLLGAAVEVASDLGLSERVIGLTIVGVSTSLPCLATSLIAALRGEREIAVGNVIGSNLFNLLGVLGFTALVAPSPLSVSPNALDFDLPVMLGVAVLCLPVFYSGYRITRAEGLLFLGLYLAYGLHVISFTTGMPLANRLEQLMLYYVLPALVAFLLFTSLRAWRRQHKRESQ; encoded by the coding sequence CTGATCAGTGGCCTGGTGTTGCTGATTCTCGGTGCCGAAGTGCTGGTGCGCGCTGCCATCCGCCTGGCTGCCAGCCTCAAGGTGCGACCACTTATCATCGGCTTGAGCATCGTCGCCTTTGGCAGCAGCGCGCCGCAGATGGCCGTCAGCCTGCAAGCCACCCTGACGGACAACACCGACATCGCCGTGGGCAGCGTAATCGGTAGCAGTATCTTCAATATCCTCGTCACCCTCGGCCTGTCGGCGTTGATCATTCCGTTACGGGTCTCACGCCAACTGGTGCGCCTGGATATCCCGGTGATGATCCTCGCCAGCCTGCTGGTGTTCGCACTCTCCGCCAACGAAATACTAACCCCGGTGGATGGCCTGCTCTTGCTGACCGCACTGGTGGCTTATCTTGGCTTGCTGCTATACCAGACGCGCCATTCCCGTCGCCCTCGCACCCGTGACACAGTGGTGCAGGCGCCATGGCTGAGCAGCGTGCTCTGCATGATTGCCGGCCTGCTGTTGCTGGTGTTTGCCGGGCACCTGTTGCTGGGGGCGGCGGTAGAAGTGGCCAGTGATCTGGGCCTGTCCGAGCGGGTTATCGGCCTGACCATCGTCGGTGTCAGCACCTCGCTACCTTGCCTGGCAACCTCACTGATCGCCGCTCTGCGAGGGGAACGTGAGATTGCCGTGGGTAATGTGATCGGCAGCAATCTGTTCAACCTGTTGGGCGTCCTGGGTTTTACCGCCCTGGTGGCGCCTTCGCCGCTGTCGGTATCGCCCAATGCCCTGGACTTCGACCTGCCGGTGATGCTCGGCGTCGCGGTCTTGTGCCTGCCGGTGTTTTATTCCGGTTACCGGATCACCCGGGCCGAAGGCTTGCTGTTTCTGGGGCTATACCTGGCCTACGGGCTGCATGTGATTTCGTTCACCACCGGTATGCCCCTGGCCAACAGGCTGGAACAACTGATGCTGTATTACGTCCTGCCAGCGCTGGTGGCTTTCCTGTTGTTCACCTCGCTGCGAGCCTGGCGCCGCCAACACAAGAGGGAATCGCAATGA
- a CDS encoding nucleoside triphosphate pyrophosphatase — MNLLYLASGSPRRRELLTQIGVPFTVVGAAIDETPLTDESAVSYVERLARGKAAAGRAALSDTSEACVLGADTAVILDGQILGKPLDQADALAMLLALSDREHEVLTAIALLDGQRCETRLVSSRVRFRKISADEATTYWHSGEPQDKAGGYAIQGLGAVFVAGLNGSYSAVVGLPVCETAELLGQFGIPCWQNLTVR; from the coding sequence ATGAATTTGCTTTATCTGGCCTCCGGATCCCCCCGGCGGCGTGAGCTGCTGACCCAGATCGGCGTGCCTTTCACCGTGGTCGGCGCTGCCATTGATGAAACTCCCCTGACAGATGAATCTGCGGTGTCCTACGTCGAACGCCTTGCCCGTGGCAAGGCGGCGGCGGGGCGTGCAGCGTTGTCGGATACTTCGGAGGCCTGTGTACTGGGCGCCGACACCGCCGTGATCCTCGACGGCCAGATCCTCGGCAAGCCGCTGGATCAGGCCGACGCCCTGGCCATGTTGCTGGCCCTTTCTGATCGTGAACATGAAGTCCTTACTGCCATCGCACTGCTTGACGGCCAGCGTTGCGAAACGCGGCTGGTGAGCAGTCGCGTGCGGTTTCGCAAGATATCGGCAGACGAAGCCACCACTTACTGGCACAGCGGCGAACCCCAAGACAAGGCGGGCGGCTATGCTATCCAAGGGCTGGGCGCGGTGTTTGTAGCCGGGCTCAATGGCAGCTACTCCGCCGTTGTCGGCCTGCCTGTGTGCGAAACCGCGGAACTGCTGGGCCAATTCGGCATACCCTGTTGGCAAAACCTTACCGTGCGCTAA
- the mreC gene encoding rod shape-determining protein MreC produces MKPLFAKGPSLGVRLLVLVVLSVALMVVDARFTLLKPVRSQMSLVLMQSYWITDLPQRLWQGVASQFGSRTELVAENEKLKTENLLLQGRMQKLAALTEQNVRLRELLNSSALVNEKVEVAELIGMDPNPFTHRIIINKGERDGVVLGQPVLDARGLMGQVVELMPYTSRVLLLTDTTHSIPVQVNRNGLRAIASGTGNPERLELRHVADTADIKEGDLLVSSGLGQRFPAGYPVATVKEVIHDSGQPFAIVRAVPTAALNRSRYLLLVFSDNRTPEERANEAAQAQEAEDKQNGTTPIIPATVPKPVPAVAPVAVPAAPVAPVATPVKPIAHSARPAKPVTPAAAKPPAAAPAATKPPVAAPATTRQREE; encoded by the coding sequence ATTAAACCGCTTTTCGCCAAAGGCCCCTCATTGGGCGTGCGCCTGTTGGTGCTGGTCGTGCTATCGGTCGCGCTGATGGTGGTCGATGCCCGCTTCACACTGCTCAAGCCAGTGCGTAGCCAGATGTCGCTGGTACTGATGCAGTCCTACTGGATCACTGACCTGCCGCAACGGCTATGGCAAGGTGTGGCCAGCCAGTTTGGCAGCCGTACCGAGCTGGTCGCCGAAAACGAAAAACTCAAGACCGAAAACCTGCTGCTGCAGGGGCGCATGCAAAAGCTGGCGGCCCTCACTGAGCAGAACGTTCGGCTGCGCGAGTTGCTCAATTCTTCCGCGTTGGTCAACGAGAAGGTCGAAGTGGCCGAGTTGATTGGCATGGACCCCAACCCCTTCACCCACCGCATCATCATCAACAAGGGTGAGCGCGATGGCGTGGTCCTGGGCCAGCCGGTGCTCGATGCCCGCGGCCTGATGGGCCAGGTGGTGGAGTTGATGCCGTATACCTCCCGCGTCCTGTTGCTCACCGACACCACCCACAGCATTCCGGTGCAGGTCAACCGCAACGGTTTGCGGGCGATTGCCAGCGGTACTGGCAATCCTGAACGCCTGGAACTACGCCATGTAGCGGACACTGCTGATATCAAGGAAGGCGACCTGTTGGTCAGTTCTGGCCTGGGTCAACGGTTCCCGGCGGGTTACCCGGTGGCGACGGTCAAGGAAGTGATCCACGATTCCGGCCAGCCATTCGCCATCGTCCGTGCTGTGCCGACCGCCGCCTTGAACCGTAGCCGTTACCTGCTGCTGGTGTTCAGCGATAACCGCACTCCGGAAGAGCGCGCCAACGAAGCCGCCCAGGCCCAGGAAGCGGAAGACAAGCAAAACGGCACCACGCCAATTATTCCGGCAACCGTGCCCAAACCGGTTCCAGCCGTTGCACCTGTTGCGGTACCGGCAGCGCCTGTCGCGCCGGTGGCCACACCCGTCAAGCCCATTGCCCACAGTGCACGCCCCGCCAAGCCTGTGACTCCTGCTGCCGCCAAGCCACCTGCAGCAGCGCCTGCCGCCACTAAACCACCGGTGGCGGCCCCGGCAACCACTCGGCAGAGGGAGGAATAA
- the gatC gene encoding Asp-tRNA(Asn)/Glu-tRNA(Gln) amidotransferase subunit GatC, protein MALERSDVEKIAHLACLGLNEADLPQTTAALNSILGLVDQMQAVNTDGIEPLAHPLEASQRLRADVVTERNHREAYQSIAPAVENGLYLVPKVID, encoded by the coding sequence ATGGCGCTTGAACGCTCCGACGTGGAAAAAATCGCTCATTTGGCCTGCCTTGGCCTCAATGAAGCCGATCTTCCACAGACCACCGCAGCCCTGAACAGCATTCTCGGGCTGGTCGACCAAATGCAGGCCGTGAATACCGACGGCATCGAGCCCCTGGCTCACCCACTGGAAGCCAGCCAGCGCCTGCGCGCGGACGTCGTGACCGAACGCAATCATCGCGAGGCCTACCAGTCCATCGCACCAGCGGTCGAAAACGGCCTGTACCTGGTTCCGAAAGTCATCGACTAA